A window of Flavobacteriales bacterium genomic DNA:
GAATAAATAAGCTCTCTTATTTCTTTGTCATCTGCAGGGGCATCGTAAAAAGACTGAATGATTCCGCTTATAACAGATACATCAGGATCAAGTCCGCTGATTATCTCGCTATCTTCATTGTAAATAGGTGGCGTTGGAACTAGTAATTTGTTTATATCGAATTCAAAAGATACTTCATTAAACTCATCAATGGCTGTACTTAATGCAGATCCTATTCTTAAGTTAGTTGGTATAAAGTCTTTATCAATGGTTTCAGTGTAGGATACTTTACCTCCAATATTAGAGATATTAATACCCGTTGACCATATCATATCTTTACTTGCCAAACGAATTTGCTTAGTGTAGTAGCCAGAAAAATCGCCTGCAACTGTATGAGCTGCTTTGGTGGCTAAAGTGCCCACTTGCTGACCACCGGTTAAGTTAGAGTATACGTAACGAAGCGCAACACCAGTTGAAAAGTTAGTTGATAGCTTTAATGAATATGCTCCGTCTATAGAAAACTCATTTGGGTTAAAGGAACCAAGCGGGTTATTATTATTATCTGTAAAATTTATTTCTCCTAGACTAAAATACCTCAAAGAGAATCCCAGCACTTCATTTTTATTCAATCTTTTATAAGCTGTTAAGTATGATAAATTAATATCAGGAACTAGTGCTTTAAGCCAGGGCGTATAGCATACCGAAAATCCTAAATCGTCTTTTACAAAAGCGTATTTAGCAGGATTCCAATGCATTGACATTGCGTCTGGATTAGAAGCCACACCAACATCACCCATACCACCAGCTTTTGCGTCAGGACTGATTATCAAGAATGGTACTGCAGTTGTAATAGTGTTTAGTCTAAACTTATTATCAACATTTACATCGTTTTGTGCGAATGAGAAGTTGTTGCAGAACACTAAAGGAAGTATGGCTATAAAAATCTTAAGTTGATTCATTGAATATGAATAAAAAGTTGGTTACAAATATAAAATATAAAGTTTAATAACGGTGATATTAGTCGATTAGTATGAGTCGTCCAGACTTTGTAGAAACTTCTCCATCGCTTGCTGTTGCGACAATATTGTAAATATACATACCGCTTTTTAACTTATCTCCCTCTCTAGATTTTCCGTCCCAGTTTATAGGACCGTATCTAAAGCCAACAGGCTTAATATTGTCTTCAATAATTTTTATAACCTTTCCGCTGATATCCATTATCACTAGATTTACCTTCATATCTAAATCGGATTGATTGTGTTCAAAGTAAAATGAAGTAAAGTCAACTACTGGATTGGGATAATTGATTAAGTTTTGAATACTCAAATTGTCTGCTGAACTAACCCTAAACTCTGTGGTGCTTTCGGATGAGTTATTAAATACATCCCACACTTTAACTGTCAATGTATGTGTTCCTTCTTCTAGATTTGAAAAAGGGTATTCTATGACTCCACTTTGATAGCTGTCAATGTCATATTCATAAAAATCATTTAATACGATTGGATTAGACGATTGCTGATTTAGGATAGCTGTCATGTCATGTCCTATACCATTTCCAACAGTATTAATACCATTTTCATCATAAAGCAAAGCGTAAAGATTAGGATTAGCATTTGTGACTCCACCCCTCACAAAATTAGTGTCATTGATGAATAGATTTATTTCTGGACCTAAATTATCAATAGAAAAACCTTCAGCAGTCCCTCCAATTATTATATCATTACTGTATCCAGATGCATCAAGTTTTTCTTCATCGACAGTTCCTTTAGCATACAAGCTGATTTTTCCATTTCCAAAATCATAATTAATATCCTTAGGGACAATAAATGTGAATGAAAATGCACCTTGGCTAACCGTTGATTTACCATTGAACAATTTATTCTTTTGTAAATCGAAAACTAAAACTGGTGATTCGTCTTGTCCTAAAGTTTGAAAATCTGTTCGTTTATCAAATACTGTTGGAAAAACAAAACCTTCAAAACTATCCAATTTTTCACCATTATGTTGTATTTCACCTGTAACTGTTACCTTCCCTAAAGCTTTTGCGCTATCTATTACTTCTGTTAATACGACATCATAGACTGGATAAGCAAGTGTTAGAGCGGGATCT
This region includes:
- the porV gene encoding type IX secretion system outer membrane channel protein PorV; translated protein: MNQLKIFIAILPLVFCNNFSFAQNDVNVDNKFRLNTITTAVPFLIISPDAKAGGMGDVGVASNPDAMSMHWNPAKYAFVKDDLGFSVCYTPWLKALVPDINLSYLTAYKRLNKNEVLGFSLRYFSLGEINFTDNNNNPLGSFNPNEFSIDGAYSLKLSTNFSTGVALRYVYSNLTGGQQVGTLATKAAHTVAGDFSGYYTKQIRLASKDMIWSTGINISNIGGKVSYTETIDKDFIPTNLRIGSALSTAIDEFNEVSFEFDINKLLVPTPPIYNEDSEIISGLDPDVSVISGIIQSFYDAPADDKEIRELIYSMGAEYWYDKQFAIRSGFFYEHPSKGDRQFFTLGAGVRYNVFGLDFSYLIPLQSRDEVNAVNPLSNTLRFALTFDFSALDTEVDN